The DNA segment gaggaggcggaggaCCGGCCCGCCTTCATCTGGACGCCATCAAGGTGAGTATGTTGTTTTTACAAAATGCTGCAGCCTGTGTATGTTCGAGAGGGGCATCCCTCATGCTGCGTCTTCATATCTGCCTCCTGCATGTATGTCACTGTGCCACCAacctcctccccccccctccccctcccagcGTGTATCTGTGCGCATGCAGACTAGTTGACCCTACGTGTGTGCGAATATAATGCCAGGTGATCAGAAAGCTCAGCGGGACAGCCACAGCCTCccgacgcaaaaaaaaaaaattgggtcatCGTCGGAGGGCTTCGAGTAATTATATAATGGGAGGGAGATTCGGTTTGTTGCAGTACGCTCTCGGAATTAGCTCCCGCAAGGCCACCACAATGACACCGTGTTTATGTTGTGCCAACGTCGTGTTCCTTAAAATGACAAGAGGTCCTcatgtgatttatttttgaTGTGTGCGTGAAAGTATGGAAAGGGGCGATTCGGGTAATAGTGGTTTGTTGCGTACTCACCGGCTTGGAAGTGTTTGAATTTCAGATGAAGTGTTTTTTAAAGTGCTCAGAATTTGAAGGGTTTTCTCGGAGAAATGGCTTTCTGGCTGCAACAAAGGAAAATACGAGAGTTCGTAGCAGTCGTGTTTTGATCACATTGCGATTTGTCATAATCAATAAAGTCGTGAAGTTTACAAGAAGGCTGTTGTGATAAAGTCACAATAGGACAAAAATAAAgttgcaatgttttaacgatGAAGTTGTATTTTCTAAAACATCAGAATGTTGCTCTCTTACAATATCTGTTGACCTTGAATACTTCTTATTGTGCCTCACAGGAAGAAGCGAAGAGACGCTCAAACTTGTGACCTTCCAAGATGACTTCCAAGCAGTGATGCTCGTCATTCCGAGAGGTCACCGCAAAACACCACGCTCTTGGATTTTTCTACTGCACCAAGGACAGATTTTTACGAGGTTGGAACTATGCAAGGAAGAGTTGGATTAGTGGATTTGGAGATATGTTTTTTTCCAACAGTCTCCCAGCCGCAAACCCTAAGTGGGGTGTGTTGTTGCCTCGCCTGGCCCAAGCAGGACCAAATTCTGGTGGAGCTTCATGGAAGACACTCTAACATGGAGTGAGCTCTGTGAACTGTATCAATATATTtaatagtattaaaaaaaataaaaaaaaagttagccaaaaccaaacaaaaacaacgGCGACCCAGAGGAGGGACCGAGGGGTCCTGTTTGATCCACCTGAACCCCGAGGTGTCAGGAAAGCCCAATGGACGCAGAGGGCGACCCGGTTTAAGGCTCATAAACGACCCCCTGACCCCCAAGCACCTTCTACCTGGGTTTAACCTTGGAGTGACCTGCTACCTCTCCGGTCCTGGCTCTCCACCTGCTCTGCTGCCTGGGTTCCGGAACGCTCCGCCCTGGGGCCCAGAACGAGCCAATCAGGATGAAGAAGAGCCGCAGCGTGCTGTCGGTAACTGGAGAAGAGGTGAGGTAGAAAAGTATCAAGATAATGttgagaattttattttttttttgggtgatttcATGCAGCAATCTAAatcattgtgctgctccttcagGTGTGCTCAACTTGGCCACCGGGAGGCAGTATACTATACAATAATTTACATTTCCGTGGTAATGTTTATCAAACTAGAGTTATAATCAATACAGAGGCAATATTTGAACGGGCCCTTAGGTCAAAAAGGTTCACGTGCACTTGAATAAAAGCGTATTTGGGTCTACCGCCGAGAAAGACCGGTGATTTCCACACATTTCGACCTTCCTTTGTGCTTTTCGTAAAGTGAAGGAATCCACTTAGATGATGCCAGGATGCTTTCATCCAGAACGAAGTACATGAGAGCATGCATTATTCAAACAGGCTTTTATTGATCTAACTCGGCAAGTAGCTTTTTGGAAATGACTATATATTTAGATGCATCCTTCCACATCTGCTCTGGATGACAACATGAAGCGCAGCATGGGAGTAACACGGCACGGTTGCCTAGCAACTGCTATCGTCCGCCCCCCCCATGAGTGTTTTGTTGCTACGTTGCTGCAGTGCAGATCAGCATCCAAGAGTGCCGTCTGTAACAGGCttatctctcgctctctcacacacacacacacaagcattttTAAGCTTTTTAAGAATGCAATCAAGATTGTGGTTGAGACGTAACGTTGGTCTCCTTGTTTTATAGGGTGAAGACGTTCAAATAACGGTTGGCGCAGGGGAAAAACCAGAGTCGCCGCGCTACAGCCGATCCTACACGTCTGGGGCCACGCTGGGGGCGGAGCTACGCAGGGGTAGGAGCAGGAGACTCTCATCTAGTCTACAGGTAGTCAACGTACAGCTCGGGCCACCCGCTTTGGTCTGGCAgccatgacatttttttttgcttgccacAGGTTCCCTGCTGGCTGCGCCCTCGCGACCGCACTCGCTCGCCGGAGGTCCTTAGCAACGTGGCGCGTCCCACAACGCTGCCACTCCGCATCCCGCCGCGCATCTCCATCACGCAAGCTGACGCTGACAGGTTCGCACAGCCTGCCACCTCCACGAGTTTTCTCCAAGGCATCTCCTCAAACGCTGTTTTTGTAGTTATGAAGGAGAAAATGGCGTCTCCCCCTCTCACACGCCACTGGGCTCGCAGAGTCCAGGACTCACAATCAACACATCCTTCCCCCAAAGCCAGAGGAGGGAGTCTTTCCTCTACCGCTCAGATTCAGATTACGACATGTCGCCAAAGACGGTGTCACGAAATTCGTCCCTGGCGAGCGAAGGGTGAGCGCGTTCATCATGTACTGCTTGGACCTCCAGTGTGAGGCCTGATAATTAACTTTTGAGTTAATCTGAATATCTTTTGCTTTTTCTAAGTAAAATATGAGTAAGCTACTTGATTGTTAAGATGTTTGTCATCTTTTAGTCACACAGGGGAGGACTTCATCGTCACTCCTTTTGCTCAGGTGAGTGGAGCTTGGTCCAGGACACCGTTCCAGCATTACTGTAAACCTGTTTCGGCTAAGCTGAGGTTTAGTTTGGAACGTTCCATTTCCGTTGCAGGGTGTGTAGTGACTTGGTATGGAAGTTGCCTGTAAATGTGTTTtgcaatgtgtgtgttgtgtttaagGTTCTGGCTAGTCTGCGATCGGTGCGGAGCAATTTTACCATCCTCGCCAACGTCTCCACGCcgacagtcaagtcagtcattgGCGTAACTGATATGTCATTTATTTTTGCGTTGTTTCTTAACATGTAATTTTATGAATGAATTGTTTGTCGCATTCTAGTATATTCTATGCCTGTTATTGTATTTGTACCACATGTTGTACTGCACCTTTTATTTTCAGGAGATCTCCGCTTGGTGGGCTGTGCGCGAGTCCCAGGGCCACGCTGTGCGACCAGCAATACCAGCAGCTCGCCTTGGACACGTTAGAAGAACTGGACTGGTGTTTGGACCAGTTGGAAACCATCCAGACGCACCGCTCTGTCAGTGAGATGGCATCCACTAAGGTAaaggataattttttttttttttaattatacaaAATTATATACAGTCATCCCTTGCATATTTCTGGTTCTGGATATTTAATTCAGCAATTCTTTACTACAACTAGAGGGAGCCATTTTTGAGAGACATTAATTGGCAATTGGAAAACAAATGCGGAATTTTAGCAGCATCATGTTACTTGACCTCTGGCAGCAGGCACACTTTGTGACCTTGTGTTACTTTGACAGTTCAAGAGGATGCTCAACAGAGAGTTGTCCCACCTGTCCGAGATGAGTCGCTCCGGTAACCAGGTGTCAGAGTACATCTCCAGCACCTTCCTTGGTGAGTGGAGCCATATTCTAATCACAGCAGGACAACATCAGCAATTaaactgtgtgtctgtgtgtgtagacAAGCAGAACGAAGTGGACATCCCGTCACCAAATCTGAAAGACAAACCGATGAGTCAAATCAGCGGCGTGCGGAAACTGTCGCACAGCTCCAGCCTCTCGAGCGCCTCCATGCCTCGCTTCGGGGTCAACACTGACCATGAGGACGAGCTCGCCAAGGTCTTGCCAAAATTTATTTACGGCCTACTCGACCAGGAACTTGATGTCATTCTCCATCGCCACCTCACTACCTCCTCCTTGCCCAAGTGTCTCTGACAAAGCAGAATTAGCATTAGCCATGTCTGGAATCATCTACGTGAATTTTATTGAACAAGGTTGTCCATATTGCATATCTATGTTTGTACACTTTTGAAGCAGGAGTTGGAGGATTTAGACAAGTGGAGCTTCAACATATTTCAAGTTGCTGATGTCTCCAACAACAGACCACTCAGCTGCATCATGTACACCATTTTTCAGGTAAAACATTTTTGCGAGAGAGGAGATGATATCCTTcacattgtttgttagcattaagctaagggGACTTCCTTGAGGCAAAACTATTTTgtgattgttttaaatacacaacacTTGATCTTCCCAGGAGCGAGAGCTGCTGAAGAACTTCCGTATCCCCGCTGACACCTTTGTCACTTACGTGATGACACTGGAAGACCATTACCACGGCAACGTAGCGTACCACAACAGCCTCCACGCTGCCGATGTCACCCAGTCCACACACGTGCTCCTCTCCACTCCAGCCCTCGATGTATGtcacatgagaaaaaaaatgaaggggaACATGAGTGGAGACCCTACGTCAAAAAATTTCaatgttccttatttgggtcttTTCCCTAAGGCTGTCTTCACTGACCTGGAGATCCTTGCTGCCCTCTTTGCCGCCGCCATTCATGATGTTGATCATCCTGGAGTTTCTAATCAGTTCCTCATCAACACCAGTGAGTCCCACATATAAGACGAATGAGATTCAAATGACATAAGTTCCAAAGTTCATTTAAGATGGTGCTCTGAGAATAGACAGAATGCAGATAATGATCATGGCGCTGTGCTGTTAGAACATTGCAATTAACGGGACTACAGCTCCTGCTAATTATGGTGTAAAGAGAAACGAGAAACTGTTAACTCGAACAAAGTACGTGAGAGAAGACAATTTAGTTTGTAGCCACTTTGAGAACTTGTTCCTCATCAAAATGAAGTGTTCAGTAGGAACGTTATAATGACACCCAGTAGAGTCCATTTTAAATCTCGGAGTAACTGCGGCGGCGATGTGTCCAGACTCGGAGCTGGCACTGATGTACAACGACGAATCGGTCCTGGAGAACCACCACCTGGCTGTTGGCTTTAAGCTCCTACACCAGGACAACTGTGACATCTTCCAGAACCTTACCAAGCGGCAGCGGCAGAGCCTTCGCAAGCTCGTCATCGATATCGTTAGTGCCTCATTGATATGATGTAATTGTAGTTGCAATgaaaatctgaattttttttcgggggggttCATCCTCAGGTTTTGGCCACAGACATGTCCAAACACATGACACTGCTGGCAGACCTGAAGACCATGGTGGAGACAAAGAAGGTGACCAGCTCTGGCGTGCTCCTGCTGGATCACTACAATGAGCGCATTCAGGTGGGTTGCCagattggaatttttttttaaatggcatgAGATCCGCTTGCTCGAGCTAGGGAGTAAAAATTAAACTACGTAAATAGATTGTAAATGAAGGTCACTGTTGCAGGTCCTGAAGAACATGGTACACTGCGCTGACCTGAGCAACCCGACCAGGCCCTTACCTTTGTACCGGCAGTGGACAGAGAGGATCATGGAGGAGTTTTTTCGACAGGGCGACA comes from the Syngnathus scovelli strain Florida chromosome 5, RoL_Ssco_1.2, whole genome shotgun sequence genome and includes:
- the LOC125969126 gene encoding 3',5'-cyclic-AMP phosphodiesterase 4C isoform X2, which encodes MKKSRSVLSVTGEEGEDVQITVGAGEKPESPRYSRSYTSGATLGAELRRGRSRRLSSSLQVPCWLRPRDRTRSPEVLSNVARPTTLPLRIPPRISITQADADSYEGENGVSPSHTPLGSQSPGLTINTSFPQSQRRESFLYRSDSDYDMSPKTVSRNSSLASEGHTGEDFIVTPFAQVLASLRSVRSNFTILANVSTPTVKRSPLGGLCASPRATLCDQQYQQLALDTLEELDWCLDQLETIQTHRSVSEMASTKFKRMLNRELSHLSEMSRSGNQVSEYISSTFLDKQNEVDIPSPNLKDKPMSQISGVRKLSHSSSLSSASMPRFGVNTDHEDELAKELEDLDKWSFNIFQVADVSNNRPLSCIMYTIFQERELLKNFRIPADTFVTYVMTLEDHYHGNVAYHNSLHAADVTQSTHVLLSTPALDAVFTDLEILAALFAAAIHDVDHPGVSNQFLINTNSELALMYNDESVLENHHLAVGFKLLHQDNCDIFQNLTKRQRQSLRKLVIDIVLATDMSKHMTLLADLKTMVETKKVTSSGVLLLDHYNERIQVLKNMVHCADLSNPTRPLPLYRQWTERIMEEFFRQGDKERERGMEISAMCDKHTASVEKSQVGFIDYIVHPLWETWADLVHPDAQELLDTLEENREWYLTTMPQSPSPPPDRHLQHDRFQFELTLEDLEHNNHNHVHMKTGSGGERAPCPDGQGETEDERNHNQEQNGVSDEDEQTGDKEEEEHHPAEEQMEDEMGEKEEEAEDGETKQGEDEDVDAGEMNEDEGVENVEQAEGNVEEEDGAEGNVDEEEDESVANEEEEKQEDVGEEEVEENDVEEEANAENEVDTVEKEEQEEVEEKDGEENEEEVEDGEENEEEVEENDAEENEEEVEEKAGEENEEEVEEKAGEENEEEVKEKAGEENEEEVEEKDGEENEEEVEEKDREENEEEVEEKAGEENEEEVEEKDGEENEEEEDS
- the LOC125969126 gene encoding 3',5'-cyclic-AMP phosphodiesterase 4C isoform X1 produces the protein MKKSRSVLSVTGEEGEDVQITVGAGEKPESPRYSRSYTSGATLGAELRRGRSRRLSSSLQVPCWLRPRDRTRSPEVLSNVARPTTLPLRIPPRISITQADADSYEGENGVSPSHTPLGSQSPGLTINTSFPQSQRRESFLYRSDSDYDMSPKTVSRNSSLASEGHTGEDFIVTPFAQVLASLRSVRSNFTILANVSTPTVKRSPLGGLCASPRATLCDQQYQQLALDTLEELDWCLDQLETIQTHRSVSEMASTKFKRMLNRELSHLSEMSRSGNQVSEYISSTFLGEWSHILITAGQHQQLNCVSVCVDKQNEVDIPSPNLKDKPMSQISGVRKLSHSSSLSSASMPRFGVNTDHEDELAKELEDLDKWSFNIFQVADVSNNRPLSCIMYTIFQERELLKNFRIPADTFVTYVMTLEDHYHGNVAYHNSLHAADVTQSTHVLLSTPALDAVFTDLEILAALFAAAIHDVDHPGVSNQFLINTNSELALMYNDESVLENHHLAVGFKLLHQDNCDIFQNLTKRQRQSLRKLVIDIVLATDMSKHMTLLADLKTMVETKKVTSSGVLLLDHYNERIQVLKNMVHCADLSNPTRPLPLYRQWTERIMEEFFRQGDKERERGMEISAMCDKHTASVEKSQVGFIDYIVHPLWETWADLVHPDAQELLDTLEENREWYLTTMPQSPSPPPDRHLQHDRFQFELTLEDLEHNNHNHVHMKTGSGGERAPCPDGQGETEDERNHNQEQNGVSDEDEQTGDKEEEEHHPAEEQMEDEMGEKEEEAEDGETKQGEDEDVDAGEMNEDEGVENVEQAEGNVEEEDGAEGNVDEEEDESVANEEEEKQEDVGEEEVEENDVEEEANAENEVDTVEKEEQEEVEEKDGEENEEEVEDGEENEEEVEENDAEENEEEVEEKAGEENEEEVEEKAGEENEEEVKEKAGEENEEEVEEKDGEENEEEVEEKDREENEEEVEEKAGEENEEEVEEKDGEENEEEEDS